In Ruania alkalisoli, the DNA window CACCAGAGCGGCTGAAACCAGGAACCTCCTCGGCCGGGATCTGCGCGATCGTCTCGCCGAGCACGTCCGCCGCCGGTCCCCACCCGGAACCGAGGACGAGGGCGATGTCGTGCCGTTTGACCCCGGAGCGGTCGGCGATCACGGCAGCTGCCTGCCGCGCTGCCGCCATCGGGTCGGTCGCGGGGTCGTCAAGGTCGAGGGGAGTGCCGGTCTCGGGCGTCGTCTTGCTCACAGGAGCGAAGATACCTGCGCAGGCGGCACAATGGGCCGGGTGACGACGACACCAGATGCACCAGCAACGTCCGAGCAGAGCAGTGGAGTGGGCAGGTCCAGCACCCGGGAGGGGTCCCGCGTCGTCATCGTCGGGGGAGGACCGGGCGGCTACGAGGCGGCGCTCGTCGCGCGCCAGCTCGGTGCCGACGTCACCCTCGTCGAACGCCAGGGCCTCGGCGGATCTGCGGTACTGACTGACGTCGTCCCCTCCAAGACCCTCATCGCCACCGCCGAATGGATGACCCTCACCGAGAGCGCCGGCGAGCTCGGCATCCGGCCCCGCGCCGACGAGGAGATCTCCTACGATGCCGACTTCGGCACCGTCAACGCCCGTGTCATGGCGCTCGCGAACAAGCAGAGCACCGACATCCGCACCCGGCTGGAACGCGAAGGCGTCCGCGTGATCGATGGCACCGGGCGCCTGAACGGCCCGCACGAGGTGATCGCCACCACCAGGCACGGTCAGATGCAGCTTCCCGCCGACGTTGTCCTGCTCGCCACCGGCGCCAGGCCGCGTGAGCTGGCGACGGCGCAGCCCGACGGCGAGCGCATCCTCACCTGGACCCAGCTGTACCACCTGAACGAGATCCCGGAGCGACTCATCGTTGTCGGTTCCGGGGTGACCGGGGCAGAGTTCGCGGGAGCCTACAACGCTCTCGGTGCCGACGTGGTGCTGGTCTCCAGCCGCGACCGGGTCCTGCCCGGTGAGGATGCCGACGCCGCCGAGCTGATCGAAGAGGTTTTCAAGAGGCGAGGGATGGAGGTGCTCTCCAGATCCCGCGCGGCGTCCGCACGGCGGACCGAGGACGGGGTAGAGGTCGAGCTTGCCGACGGGCGGATCGTGACCGGCTCGCACTGCCTCATCGCCGTCGGCGGGGTTCCCAATACCGAGGATCTCGGACTGGCCGAGGCCGGGGTCGCAGTGAACGAGCGTGGCCACATCCAGGTCGACCGCGTCTCCCGCTCGACCGTCCGGGGTGTGTACGCGGCCGGCGACTGCACCGGCGTGCTGCCGCTTGCTTCGGTGGCTGCGATGCAGGGCCGGATCGCGATGTGGCACTCGCTCGGGGATGCGGTCTCACCGCTCGACCTCGGGCAGGTCTCAGCGAACATCTTCACCGCCCCGGAGATCGCCACCGTCGGGATCGCGCAGCACAAGATCGACTCCGGCGAGGTGGACGGGGCCGTCACCACGCTTCCCCTGGCGCGCAACCCCCGGGCGAAGATGCTCGGCATCAACGAGGGATTCGTGAAGCTGTTCTCCCGCCGGACCTCGGGCACCGTGATTGGTGGTGTGGTCGTCGCCCCACGCGCGAGTGAACTGATCTTCCCGATCACCTTGGCGATCTCGAACCGGCTCACCGTCGATCAGGTAGCCGGAGCGTTCACGGTCTACCCGTCGCTGTCCGGCTCGATCGCCGAGGCTGCGAGGACGTTGCACGACGCCCGCGGATAGCGGCCCCGGACCAGATCCGTGAAGGCGGCGAGTTCATGGGCGAGTTGAGCCGGCGACGGTGGCATGAGTGTCGAGAATCCGCTGTTCTGCGACACTCATGCCACCCTCGTGGCGTGCACCGGCCGGGGGTGCGGGTGGTTAGGCTCGGACCATGCCCGACACCCCCGCCGCACTGCCTGACCCGCGTGAGGTCGACCCGGTCACCCTCACCCGGGCGATCTGCGACATCCCGAGCGTCAGTGGGGACGAAGCGACGCTTGCCAACGCTGTCGAAGACCTGCTGCTGAGCGCCGACCATCTCGATGTCCACCGCGACGGTGACACGATCGTGGCGCGTACGCATCTGGGCCGCGACCGGCGCGTGGTGATCGCCGGACACCTGGACACCGTCCCCATCCAGGACAACCTCCCCACCCAGCTGCTCCACCGTGAGGGCGCGGAGATCCTCTGGGGCCGGGGAACTGTCGACATGAAAGGCGGTGTCGGCGTCGCACTGCACCTGGCTCTCACCCTGACCGAACCGGTGGTCGACGTCACCTGGGTGTTCTACGACAACGAAGAGGTCGAGGCCACCAAGAACGGCCTCGGCCGGGTGGTGCGCACCCACCCGGACTGGCTCACCGGCGACTTCGCCGTCCTCGGCGAGCCCACCGCCGGGGGCATCGAGGGCGGATGCAACGGCACCCTGCGCGTGGAGGTCCGCACCCGGGGCACCACCGCCCACTCGGCCCGCGCGTGGAAGGGGCACAACGCCGTCCACGATGCCCACGAGATCCTCGCCCGGCTCGCCGCCTACACGCCCGCTGAGGTCGAGGTGGACGGTCTGGTCTACCGGGAGGGGATGAACGCCGTCGGGATCCGTGGCGGCATCGCCACCAACATGATCCCGGACGAGTGCGTGGTGACCGTGAACTACCGGTTCGCCCCCTCGGCGACCGTGGCCGAGGCGTACCAGCACGTACGGGAGTTGTTCGACGGTTTCGAGATCGAACTCACCGACTCCTCCGCAGGTGCACGCCCCGGTCTGGACGCCCCGGCTGCACAGGACTTCCTCGCCGCCGTGACCGCCGTCACTGGGGGCGAGGCGGGCCCGAAATACGGCTGGACGGACGTGGCCCGGTTCACCGAGCTCGGGATCCCGGCCGTCAACTTCGGCCCCGGTGACCCCTCGCTTGCGCACGCTGACGACGAGCACGTCCCCACCGACCAGATCCGTACCTGCGCGGCCGCCCTGGCCGCCTGGTTGACCACGCCGGCCGGCGAGCCCTCCGGCGAGACGAAGGAGCGTTCATGACCACCGAGCCGCAGCACACCCGTACCGGTCAGTACTGGAAGGGGCCGGTCCAGCTGCGTGGCCGGCAGATCCCGGAGAAGACGACCGACGAGCGCCTCCTGGAACCCTCGCAGGGCACGGACTGGGTGCACTCGGACCCGTGGCGGGTGCTGCGCATCCAGGCCGAGTTCGTCGAAGGGTTCGGCGCGCTCGCCGAGCTCGGTCCCGCCGTGAGCGTCTTCGGGTCCGCCCGCACCAAGCCCGACGAGCCCGACTACGAGCTCGCACAGGACATCGCACGGCGAATCGTCGAGGCCGGATACGCCGTCATCACCGGCGGCGGCCCCGGGGTGATGGAAGCCGCGAACAAGGGCGCCTATGACGCCGAGGGCATCTCGGTCGGTCTGGGCATCGAGTTGCCGTTCGAGCAGGGAATGAACCGCTATGTGGACCTCGGCGTCAACTTCCGGTACTTCTTCGCTCGCAAGACCATGTTCGTGAAGTACTCCGAGGGTTTCATCGTGCTCCCGGGCGGGTTCGGCACCATGGACGAGTTGTTCGAATCTCTGACGCTCGTGCAGACCAAGAAGGTGAAGCGGTTCCCGATCGTGCTCGTGGGCACCGACTTCTGGGGCGGGCTGGTGGACTGGATCCGTGGCACCCTCGCCGAGCGAGGCACGATCTCCGAGCACGACCTCGACCTGCTCCATGTCACCGACGACCCCGCCGAAGCGGTGGACGTGGTCGTGCGCGCCAACCGTAGCCGGCGCCGTGAGGAGATGGCCGCCGCTGCCGAGGCGGCCGCTCGCGCCGGAGCCGGTGGGCCGGAGTAGCCCGTGTGGATCACCTGGGTCAGCTGGCTGCTGCTCGGTGTTTGCGCACTCGTCGCGGTGGTCGCGGCCGCCGTCTCCAGCGGGCGCTGGCCGGTCACGATGGGCGATCCCTACCCCGGTGACCGGGAGAATCCGGACCCGTTCGTGGACCATGTGATGGAGTCCCGCGTCACACCTGACATAGAATGGGTACCGAAGAGCTCCACACCAGGTCGCGCGGGGGATGACACGCCCGCGACCGGCGCGGGCGCATCACGCGAGGAAGAATAAGGGAGAACCCCCATGGCCGCCATGAAGCCCAGAACCGGTGACGGACCTCTCGAGGTCACCAAGGAGGGCCGTGGGATCATCATGCGCGTGCCGCTCGAAGGTGGTGGTCGCCTCGTGGTCGAGCTCAAGCCGAACGAGGCCGACGAGCTGAGCGCTGCACTCACCGCCGTCGCCGGCTGAGGATGCCTCACCCCCCAACAGCCACCACCGGACCATCTGCCCTCACCCGGCAGCAGCTGATCGACTGGGGCGATCAGGCCACACTGGCGTTCGCTGTCGCCCCTGAAGATCACGACGGCGGAGCTCAGCCGGGCGTGCGACTCGCCGAGGTGCCGGGGTATGGGACCGATCTGGCAGCCTGGGCTGCCGAGGCCGGTGCGAGCGGCGTGGCGGGTGAGTCCGTCACGGTCACGCTGCCGTCGATGCCCGTCTGGGACGGGCTGCCCCGGCGCCTGGTGTTCCTCGGCATCGGTGACGGATCGCCGCGGTCTGCTCGTCGGGCCGGTGCTGCACTTGCGCGCAGTACGCGGGGACGGGAGCACGTGGTTCTCGCCATCGGCGATCTGATGACGGGTGAAGCTCTGACGGCCGTCGTCGAAGGCGTGCAGCTTGGTGCTTACGTGCCGCCCTACGTCGGTAGCCGTGAGCAACCGGCACCGGTCGGCCAGGTCACGATCTGCTCTGCAGCGAGCAATGACGTTCCGCGTGCGGTGGACGACGGGTGCGTCGCCGCCGAGACCACACTCGTCAGCCGCCGGCTTGCAGCGGCACCCTCGAACATCAAGTCGCCGCAGTGGCTGGCCGATCAGGCTGTCGAGCTGGGCCGCGAGAACGGGCTGCGGGTGCACGTCCGGGACGAGCGCTGGCTGGCCGAGCACGGTCTCATCGGGATTCTCGCCGTCGGAGCCGGATCGGTGTCGCCGCCGCGGCTGGTCACCGTGGAGCACCCCGGATCCGGGACTGATCGTGCGCCGGTGGTCCTGGTGGGGAAGGGGATCACCTTTGACACCGGGGGACTCTCGCTGAAGCCACGCGAGGCGATGATCCCGATGAAGACTGATATGGCCGGTGCGGCCTCGGTTCTCGGTGCGGTGCTGGGTGCCGCCAGTTCCGGTCTGCCGGTCCGGGTGATCGGGGTGTTGCCGCTGGCCGAGAATGCGATCGGCGCCTCGTCCTACCGCCCCAGCGACGTGATCACCATGGTCGACGGCACCACCGTGGAGATCGGCAACACCGACGCCGAGGGACGTATGGTGCTCGCGGACGCGATGGCCTGGGCGCGCGCCGAGTATCAGCCGTCCACTCTCGTGGACGTGGCGACACTGACCGGGGCCGCGAGCCTCGGCCTCGGCAAGCGCCACGCCGCCCTGTACGCGACCGACGACGCTCTCCGGCAGGAACTGGAAGCAGCGGCTGTGCGCTCGGGAGAACAGGTGTGGGCCATGCCCTTGGTGGAGGAGTACCGCAGCGCTCTGGAGTCGAGCGTCGCCGACCTCTCCCACATTGCCACCGACCCGAAGGTCGGTGGCGGCTCGATCACAGCCGCCCTGTTCCTGCAGCATTTCGCCGGAGACCAGCCGTGGGCGCACCTGGACATTGCAGGGCCGGCCAGAGCAGCCGCGAATGAGCACGAGGTCAGTCAGGGTGCCACCGGGTTTGGAGCGCGGTTGCTGCTGCGCTGGCTGCAGGCGTTGGACTGGTAGGTCGCCTCACGTCCTGCCGGGCAGCGCCACGTCTTTTCACCGAGGCCGGCTGCTCAGGGCCGGCTGCTCAGGGCCGGCTGCTTCGGGTCGGCTGTTCAGTGCTCGCCGTTCAGTGCTCGGCGGCGACCGGTGCGTCCGACTCCTCGGGCTTGGTGATGAAGAAGGCCAGCACCACGGCGACCGCGGCGATGCATCCGGCGATGAAGAACGCGTTCTGGGCACCGGGTGCGCCGGCTTCGGCCACGGACAGCCCCTCGGCCTGCCCTGCGTGCAGTGCGGTGGAGTAGACCGAGATCAGCAGCGCGGTCCCCGCCGCTCCAGCGACCTGCTGCAACGTGTTCAGCGCCGCGGAGCCGTGCGAGTAGAGCGAGCGTTCGAGCGAGCCCAGAGAAGCAGAGAACAGGGGAGTGAACGAACCGGCCAGGCCCAGCGACATGGCGATCTGCGTACACACCAGCAACGCCACCGGCGTCTGCAGGTCAGCGCTCGAGTACACGAACATCGCGGCCGTGATCAGGATCGTTCCGGGTACCAGCAAGGTGCGGGGACCACGCGCGTCGTAGATGCGCCCCATGAGGGGGCCGAGCAGTCCCATGATGACCGAACCCGGCAGGAGCACCAGACCCGACTGGGTCGCGCCCAGCCCGACCACATTCTGCAGATATTGCGGAAGTAGCGAGAACGTGCCGAACATCGACAGCGCCACGATCGACATGATGATGACCGCGATGACGTAGTTGCGTGAGGTGAATACCCGCAGGTCGAGCAGTGCGGCACTGCGGCGCTGCAGAGCGAGTTGGCGCCAGACGAAGATGCCGAGGAACACCACGCCCGCGGCGACGGCGGACCAGGGGAGGGCGTCGCCGCCGTTCGATGCACCGCCCGTCTCACCACCGTGCCCACCACCGAGTTGGCTCAGGCCGTACACGATGCCTCCGAAGGCGAGAGCGGAGAGCACGATGGAGACCACGTCGATCGGGGCTCGGTTGGTGACCCCGAGGTTGGTGAGCCAGCGCGCACCCAGCGTCATCGCGACCAGTGCGATGGGCAGAACGATCCCGAACAGCCATCGCCACCCGAGGCTGTCGAGCACGACACCTGAGAGTGTTGGTCCGATCGCCGGGGCCAGCGCGATGACCATCCCGACACGTCCCATCATGCGGCCGCGGGACTGTGCAGGCACCACGTTCATGATGGTCGTCATCAGGAGCGGCAGCATGATGCCGGTACCGGCAGCCTGGACCACCCGGCCGGCGAGAAGGGTGATGAAACCCGGTGCGACGAGGCAGATCGTGGTCCCCAGCACGAACGACGTGATCGCTGCCAGGAAGATCTGTCTCGTGGTGAACCGCTGGATCAGGAATCCGGTCGTCGGGATCACCACGGCCATCGTCAGCATGAAGGCGCTCGTGAGCCACTGACCCTGCTCTGGCGGGATGCCGAGACTCCGGTTCAGCTCCGGGATGGCGATGGCCATCGTGGTCTCGTTGAGGATGGCCACGAACGCTGCCGCCAACAGCAGCCAGATCACCTTCATGCCTGCGGGGTCGATCTCCTCAGCCCGGCTCGGCTGGGCAGGCACAGTTGTTATATCAGCATTCACAGGATGGCTCCGCAGCAGAAGAGGGACCGAGGCAGGCGGCACAGGGGGACTGCGGCGGTGAAAGGCCCCCGCAGGCAGTCAGTTCATCCTAACGAGGGCATGCACGTGAATATTTCGAGCCGGGTGGTCCTGGGCCCATCCCCGAGCGTGTGAGAGGTTCCGCCAGCAGGTTTCGACTGGCGGAACCGCCTAGCGCAGTACCGCTACGAGCAGCCCGTCACCCACCGGCAGCAGGCTCGGCAGGAGACGCTCGTCCTCGCGGATCCGGCGCCCGAGCTCGCGCATCGCGACAGTCTGTTCGTCGCGCCGGGCCGGGTCGGCCACCCGGTCGTGCCACAGTGCGTCCGTGACGGCGAGGATCCCGCCGGTGCGCAGCATCCGGATCGCCTGATCGGCGTCGTCGGATGCCTCGGCGGGGTCGCCGTCGATCACGACCATGTCATAGGCAGAGTCCGCCAGCCGGGGAAGGACGTCGAGGGCCCGGCCGGAGATGGTGCGCGTGCGCGTGGAGCGCACCTGCGCGGTAGCGAACGCCTCCTTCGCGGCGCGTTGGTGCTCCACCTCGACGTCGATCGTGGTCAGCACGCCGTCGGCCGCCATACCCTCGAGCAGCCACAGGCCCGAGACCCCGGTCCCGGTTCCAACCTCGGCCACCGCATGCGCCTTCGCCGCCGCCGCGAGCATGCGCAGCGCCGCACCGGTCCCTGGCGAGACGGGCGTGACGCCCAACTCCTCGGCACGCCCGCGGGCGGCCTGGATCGGTTCGGCCTCGACGAGGAAGTCCTCGGTGTAGGCCCAACTCTGGGCCTTGTCGGCAGCGATGGTGGGCCTCCAGGGTGTGCGGCGAGAGCAGCGGACGGGTGTCCCGATGGTAGCGCCGAGGAGCCGTACGGGCCGGGAGGCGCCCAGTACGGGCCTGAACAAGGGTCCCGGAGGGCAGCTCAGGTAGGGAACCGGGCGCATGACAGGGGAGTCGGGGCCGCCTGGCGTTCTCAGGAAGTTCCCAGGTTGCCAACGTACGATGGGTACCGTCATGGACACCACATCGCCGCTGCCCACCGCCGACCACCTGGCCTCAGACGCCGGGCGCGCCGACGGGCTCTGGCAGCCGCCCACCTGGGAGCAGATCGTCCGCGACAACTCCGACCGGGTGTTCCGGCTGGCGTACCGCCTGACCGGCAATCGCGCTGACGCCGAAGACCTCACGCAGGAAGTGTTCGTGCGGGTGTTCCGGTCGCTGAACTCCTACTCGCCCGGCACGTTCGAGGGATGGTTGCACCGCATCACCACGAACCTGTTCCTCGATGGGCAGCGCCGGAAGAAGCGGATCAGGTTCGATGCGCTGGGACCGGCCGCCGAACGTGTGCCGGCCTCCGGCGAGTCCGGGTCTCCGGAGCGACGATTCGAGCACGATCACCTCGACTCCGACATCCAAGCCGCACTGGACGGGATGAAGCCGCAATACCGGGCAGCTGTCGTGCTCTGTGACATCGAGGGCCTCTCCTACGAGGAGATCGCCGCCGTCCTGGATGTCTCGATGGGAACGGTCCGGTCGCGGATCCACCGCGGTCGGGCCCAGTTGCGCAAGGCGCTGGCTCACCGAGCCCCGAGTCCGCGTGCCGGCGAATCTGCGCCCGTGCTCCGCCCGGAGGGCGCCCTGTGAGCCATCTGGGTCCCCTCGTCTCACCCTTCGTCGACGGTCAGCTCACGCCCACCAGAGCGGCGCGTGCACAGCAGCACCTGTCCGACTGCGCGGCGTGCCGTGCCCAGGTGGAGGCGGAGCGCACTTGCCGGGACACAGCACGGTCCGCTCAGGCCATCCCGGCCAGCCCCGATCTGACCGAACGTCTGCTGGCTCTGAGCATCCCGGGCAGCACCTCCGGCCGGTTCGCCGGTCCCGGTGAGGTGGAACGTGCGGTACGCAGCACCCGGCTGCGGGTGCTCTCCGGCGCCGTCGCCTCGGTGGGGGTCTTCGTCGTGGCGCTGTTCGTCCTCGGTGGTCAGCAGCGTTCGGTCGATGACCTGACGGCGATGGTTCCTCAACTCAAGGATCCAGCGGTGCTCGCCGGAAGCCAAGTCTCCAGTGCCGTGGGGTCCTCCGGCGCCGCCGGGATCTCTGCTCCAGGCCGTGAGCAGCTCTCCGGGACCGTCTTGGACTGGATGGCGGCGGCCGGCTGGTCCGCCCCGGATCGGCTCCCAACCGGGATGCGGGTGGAGAACATCGCAGTGTTCGATGATCCCGATGCCGGAGCCCCCGTTCTGCAACTCGACATCGCCGGTGACGCAGGTGTGGTCCATGTGACAGAGCAGCACGGAGTGCTCGACCCAGCCATGACCGCAGCCCTGGAACCGGTGATCATCGGTGGTCACGAGGTGTTCCACGTCGCAGGCGACTGGTGGGTTGCGCAGTGCGGCGGATCGGTAGTCGCGGTCTCCTCGGGCGAGGACCCGACCGCGGCTCACGCGCTCATCGCCGAGTTGGGCGACGGTGAGTCCCCGGGTGTGGTGGATCGTCTCACCAACGGTCTGCAGGTTCTGCTGGCCGGATCGTGACCTGGCACCCACCCGAGCCGCCGCGCGGATCCACCACATCGGTGGGTTCGCCAGACACGGCTGCCTTCACCCCGGAGCTACCAGCAGCACCTGCCGCACCGGGTGTCTCGTCGCGGTCAGAGGCGTTCAGCACTGTCCCCGCTCGCCGTCGGCGTGGCGTGCCCGGAGGGATGGTCGCACTGCTGATGCTCCTGAGCCTGCTCATCGGACTGATCGCCGGGGCCATCGGGGGCGCCAGGCTGATGACGCCACCCGACGCGAGCCTGCCTGACCCGAGCGGATCGTCGGCGCCCCCGGACCGGGAGCTCACGGAGGGATCGGTCGCCGCGATCGCAGCGGACGTGCTACCCAGTACCGTCTACATCCGTACCCGTACCGGGGGTGCCGGTGGCTCGGGCAGCGGATTCGTGCTGCGTGAGGACGGCTACATCGTGACCAACTATCATGTGATCACCACTGCCGAGCAGGTGACCGTGGTGCTCTCCGACGGTAACCAGGTGGAGGCCGATGTCGTCGGTTCGACCGTGGACTACGACCTCGCTGTCCTGCATGTGGACGTCGATGGCCTGGAGCCGCTGGTGCTCGGTGACTCCGATGCCCTGCGGGTCGGTGACCCAGTGGTGGCGATCGGTGCACCACTCGGTCTGGAAGGCACAGTGACCGCGGGGATCGTCAGCGCGCTGAACCGGCCGGTCAGCGTGCCGGGCGAGGAAGGCGCCTCCTTCCTCAACGCCATCCAGACCGACGCCGCGATCAACCCTGGCAACTCCGGCGGCCCGCTCGTCAACGCCGCTGGGGAGGTGATCGGAGTGAATTCCGCGATCGCCTCGACAGCCAGCTCACCCACGGCCGCCGGCAGTGTCGGCCTGGGCTTTGCCATCCCCAGCACGCAGGTGCGCCGGACGGCCGAGCAACTCATCGAGTCCGGTACCGCGACGTACCCCATCATCGGGGCCACCTTGGACGGCCAATACCAGGGCGAGGGGGTGCAGGTCCTGCCGGAGGGCTCCGACGCCGATCTTCCGCCGCTGGTGCCGGGCGGTCCCGCAGAGCAAGCTGGGCTGGAACCCGGTGACGTGATCGTCGCCATCGACTCCGAGCCGGTGACCTCTGCCGATGAGCTGATCGTGAAGATCCGGGCACACGCTCCCGGTGACGTGGTCACGTTGACTGTCCGTGAGGACGGTTCCGACCGTGACGTGGAGGTCACCCTCGGGGAGCAGGAGAGCGAGTGATTCATCGCGCATGCACCGGGCACAGGTTCGCTGAGGCTAGGCTGCTCCTGTGCAGATGAACGTCGAGGAGCTCCTGATCATCGCAGTGGTTGCGGTGATCCTGATCGGTCCTCAGCATCTGCCCAAGTACGCCGAACAGCTCGCACGGCTGGTGCGTACGCTGCGTGACATGGCGCGGGGAGCCACCGAGTCGATCCGTGAGGAGCTCGGACCGGACGCCGACCTGGACTTCAGCAAGCTCGACCCACGCCAGTACGACCCGCGGCGGATCGTCCGGGATGCGCTGCTGGATGAGGTGAATCCCAACGGGTCCCGGACCAAGCCCAGCGGAACGGGAACCCGGAACCGGTCGGCGTCCAACGCCGGTCGAGCGGCCAGTGGCGCAGCCGCGGCGACGTCGACGGCCACTCGCACGAAGGACGAGACCGACGACGCGACAGATCCCATTGACGACGGTCAGGCGACCACGGCATCCGATGCAGCCGCCGAGAACGATGCCGGTACCGACGCGGTCGTCGAGAATCCACTCGCCAACGGTGCCCCATTCGACGACGAGGCAACCTGAGCCGAGCCGACGGTCGGCCTGGTTGATCTGAGTCTCAGCCCACGGGTGAGATCGCGAGCTTGCGCCCGGCGAGGCCGCGCTGGCGAGTCCCGAGCGTGCGGGCCACGTCACGCAGCACGATCGCGGCCTCCGAGTCGTCGTCAGAGGTGACCAGCGGGGCTCCCGAATCCCCGCCCTCACGCAGTGCCACCTCCAGCGGCACCTGCCCCAGGAGGGGAACCTCGGCGCCGAGGGTCTCCGAGAGCTGGTCGGCGACCCGCTGGCCCCCACCGGCGCCGAAGACCTCCAAGCGGGAACCGTCCTGCTGCACCATCCAGGACATGTTCTCGATCACTCCGGCCACTCGCTGCTTGGTGGCCTGCGCCATCGAACCCGCCCGCTCGGCCACCTCCGCGGCGGCGAGCTGTGGTGTGGTGACGACCAGCAGCTCAGCGTCCGGCAGCAACTGCGCCACCGAGATGGCGATGTCGCCTGTGCCCGGGGGCAGATCGAGCAGCAGCACGTCCAGGTCGCCCCAGAACACGTCCGCCAGGAACTGCTGCAACGCCCGGTGCAGCATGGGGCCACGCCAGACGACGGCGCGACCGGGCTCGGTGAACATCCCGATCGAGATGACCTTCACGTCTCCGGCCACCGGCGGGAGGATCATGTCGTCCACCTTGGTGGGCGGCAGCTCCACCCCGAGCATCCGGGGCAGGGAGAAGCCGTACACATCCGCGTCCAGCACGCCCACCTTGAGACCGTCGGCGGCCATCGCAGCGGCAAGGTTCGCCGTCACGGTGGACTTGCCGACCCCGCCCTTGCCGGAGGCCACGGCGTAGACCTTGGTGAGGTTGTCCGGCTGTGAGAAGGGGATCACCGGCTCGGCCATCCCGCCACGGAGCTTGGTGCGCAGGGCAGTGCGTTCGTCGTCCGTCATGACGGTCATGCTCACCTCGGTGCGCGTGACACCCTCGACGGCGTTGGACGCGTTGGTGACGTCCCGCGTGATGGTCTCGCGCAGTGGGCAGCCGGACGTCGTCAGGGCGATCGTGACCTGAACCGCCGCACCCGCATCGCCCTCCTCGAGCACGACGACGTCGCGCACCATGTCGAGGTCGGTGATCGGCCGCCGGATCTCCGGGTCGAGCACCGAGGTCATGGCTTCGCGGACGCGTGCGATGAGCGCTTCAGACATGTCTCGAGTCTACGTCCGCGACTCGCTGCCGCCGTCCGCGGGTGTGGTCCCGGATACACCGTGGGACGTGGTCTCGCCCGGGGGTTGCTTGCCTGAGCCCGCCGGCTGCTCGTCCAGGGCGGGGACCTCTCGCTCGGCCTGCAGCTCCTCCAGCAGGCTGCGCAGTTCGCTGCGCACGAAGTCGCGGGTGGCGACGTCGTTCAGTGCCAACCGGAGAGAGGCCATCTCCCGCGCCAGGAACTCGGTGTCGGCGAGATTGCGTTCGGCCCGCTGCCGGTCCTGCTCGGCCGTGACCCTGTCGCGGTCGGTCTGCCGGTCCTGTGCCAGCAGGATCAGCGGTGCCGCGTAGGACGCCTGGAGCGAGAGCATCAGGGTGAGGAGGGTGAAGTTCAGCGCCCGTGGGTCGAACTGGAGCGACTCCGGTGCCAGCGAGTTCCATGCCAGCCACGTTCCGCAGAACAGCGTCATGTA includes these proteins:
- a CDS encoding NAD(P)H-quinone dehydrogenase — its product is MGRVTTTPDAPATSEQSSGVGRSSTREGSRVVIVGGGPGGYEAALVARQLGADVTLVERQGLGGSAVLTDVVPSKTLIATAEWMTLTESAGELGIRPRADEEISYDADFGTVNARVMALANKQSTDIRTRLEREGVRVIDGTGRLNGPHEVIATTRHGQMQLPADVVLLATGARPRELATAQPDGERILTWTQLYHLNEIPERLIVVGSGVTGAEFAGAYNALGADVVLVSSRDRVLPGEDADAAELIEEVFKRRGMEVLSRSRAASARRTEDGVEVELADGRIVTGSHCLIAVGGVPNTEDLGLAEAGVAVNERGHIQVDRVSRSTVRGVYAAGDCTGVLPLASVAAMQGRIAMWHSLGDAVSPLDLGQVSANIFTAPEIATVGIAQHKIDSGEVDGAVTTLPLARNPRAKMLGINEGFVKLFSRRTSGTVIGGVVVAPRASELIFPITLAISNRLTVDQVAGAFTVYPSLSGSIAEAARTLHDARG
- the dapE gene encoding succinyl-diaminopimelate desuccinylase → MPDTPAALPDPREVDPVTLTRAICDIPSVSGDEATLANAVEDLLLSADHLDVHRDGDTIVARTHLGRDRRVVIAGHLDTVPIQDNLPTQLLHREGAEILWGRGTVDMKGGVGVALHLALTLTEPVVDVTWVFYDNEEVEATKNGLGRVVRTHPDWLTGDFAVLGEPTAGGIEGGCNGTLRVEVRTRGTTAHSARAWKGHNAVHDAHEILARLAAYTPAEVEVDGLVYREGMNAVGIRGGIATNMIPDECVVTVNYRFAPSATVAEAYQHVRELFDGFEIELTDSSAGARPGLDAPAAQDFLAAVTAVTGGEAGPKYGWTDVARFTELGIPAVNFGPGDPSLAHADDEHVPTDQIRTCAAALAAWLTTPAGEPSGETKERS
- a CDS encoding TIGR00730 family Rossman fold protein, whose protein sequence is MTTEPQHTRTGQYWKGPVQLRGRQIPEKTTDERLLEPSQGTDWVHSDPWRVLRIQAEFVEGFGALAELGPAVSVFGSARTKPDEPDYELAQDIARRIVEAGYAVITGGGPGVMEAANKGAYDAEGISVGLGIELPFEQGMNRYVDLGVNFRYFFARKTMFVKYSEGFIVLPGGFGTMDELFESLTLVQTKKVKRFPIVLVGTDFWGGLVDWIRGTLAERGTISEHDLDLLHVTDDPAEAVDVVVRANRSRRREEMAAAAEAAARAGAGGPE
- a CDS encoding DUF3117 domain-containing protein, with product MAAMKPRTGDGPLEVTKEGRGIIMRVPLEGGGRLVVELKPNEADELSAALTAVAG
- a CDS encoding leucyl aminopeptidase family protein — protein: MPHPPTATTGPSALTRQQLIDWGDQATLAFAVAPEDHDGGAQPGVRLAEVPGYGTDLAAWAAEAGASGVAGESVTVTLPSMPVWDGLPRRLVFLGIGDGSPRSARRAGAALARSTRGREHVVLAIGDLMTGEALTAVVEGVQLGAYVPPYVGSREQPAPVGQVTICSAASNDVPRAVDDGCVAAETTLVSRRLAAAPSNIKSPQWLADQAVELGRENGLRVHVRDERWLAEHGLIGILAVGAGSVSPPRLVTVEHPGSGTDRAPVVLVGKGITFDTGGLSLKPREAMIPMKTDMAGAASVLGAVLGAASSGLPVRVIGVLPLAENAIGASSYRPSDVITMVDGTTVEIGNTDAEGRMVLADAMAWARAEYQPSTLVDVATLTGAASLGLGKRHAALYATDDALRQELEAAAVRSGEQVWAMPLVEEYRSALESSVADLSHIATDPKVGGGSITAALFLQHFAGDQPWAHLDIAGPARAAANEHEVSQGATGFGARLLLRWLQALDW
- a CDS encoding MDR family MFS transporter, with product MKVIWLLLAAAFVAILNETTMAIAIPELNRSLGIPPEQGQWLTSAFMLTMAVVIPTTGFLIQRFTTRQIFLAAITSFVLGTTICLVAPGFITLLAGRVVQAAGTGIMLPLLMTTIMNVVPAQSRGRMMGRVGMVIALAPAIGPTLSGVVLDSLGWRWLFGIVLPIALVAMTLGARWLTNLGVTNRAPIDVVSIVLSALAFGGIVYGLSQLGGGHGGETGGASNGGDALPWSAVAAGVVFLGIFVWRQLALQRRSAALLDLRVFTSRNYVIAVIIMSIVALSMFGTFSLLPQYLQNVVGLGATQSGLVLLPGSVIMGLLGPLMGRIYDARGPRTLLVPGTILITAAMFVYSSADLQTPVALLVCTQIAMSLGLAGSFTPLFSASLGSLERSLYSHGSAALNTLQQVAGAAGTALLISVYSTALHAGQAEGLSVAEAGAPGAQNAFFIAGCIAAVAVVLAFFITKPEESDAPVAAEH